The following proteins come from a genomic window of Gloeomargarita sp. SRBZ-1_bins_9:
- the atzF gene encoding allophanate hydrolase: MGVRFDLGSLRRAYLTGELTPTQVVEEVYARIAYYSDPAVWIYLAPQPETLARAAHLETQNPADFPLYGIPFAIKDNIDWAGVPTTAGCPGFAYTPSVSAPVVASLLAAGAIPIGKTNLDQFATGLVGTRSPYGICRNPWHPDYIPGGSSAGSAVAVAAGLVSFSLGTDTAGSGRVPAALNGIVGLKPTRGYVSTRGVVPAVRSLDCVSIFAQRVTDAQQVLQVIAGFDPADPFSRQPSPPPALATTTLRLGVPPPDQLDFGGDPAAAQNYQAAIQRFVTLGAQAVTVDIQPFLAAGELLYEGAWLAERTAAVGEFLKQDQAGIDPTVRQIILAGQGISGMQVFRDTYRLQALRRETETLWREMDMLVLPTIGTAYRVQEVLAQPVELNRRLGRYTNFVNLLDLCALALPSGFQTDGLPTGITVMAPAWRDEWLCQWGARYQALGEETDRWTMPGCG, translated from the coding sequence ATGGGGGTCCGGTTTGACCTGGGTTCCCTGCGCCGGGCCTATCTAACGGGTGAACTCACGCCGACCCAGGTGGTGGAGGAGGTATACGCCCGCATTGCCTATTACAGCGACCCGGCGGTGTGGATTTACCTGGCCCCCCAACCGGAAACCTTGGCGCGGGCGGCCCACCTAGAAACGCAAAACCCGGCGGATTTTCCCCTGTACGGGATTCCCTTTGCCATCAAGGACAACATTGATTGGGCAGGTGTACCCACAACGGCCGGTTGTCCGGGTTTTGCCTATACCCCATCCGTATCTGCTCCGGTGGTGGCCAGTTTGCTGGCAGCCGGCGCCATCCCTATAGGCAAAACTAACCTGGACCAGTTCGCTACGGGGTTGGTGGGGACCCGGTCGCCCTACGGAATTTGCCGCAATCCCTGGCATCCCGACTACATTCCCGGTGGGTCGAGTGCGGGGTCGGCGGTGGCGGTGGCGGCGGGGCTGGTGAGCTTTAGTTTGGGGACGGATACGGCAGGTTCGGGGCGGGTGCCGGCGGCGTTGAACGGGATTGTCGGTCTCAAGCCTACGCGGGGTTATGTCAGTACGCGGGGTGTGGTGCCGGCGGTGCGCAGTTTGGATTGTGTGTCCATCTTTGCCCAGAGGGTGACAGACGCCCAGCAAGTGTTGCAGGTGATAGCCGGGTTTGACCCAGCAGACCCTTTCTCCCGGCAACCATCGCCCCCACCGGCCTTGGCCACAACAACCCTGCGTCTGGGGGTTCCCCCGCCGGATCAACTGGACTTTGGGGGGGACCCAGCGGCAGCCCAAAATTACCAGGCGGCCATCCAGCGGTTTGTGACTCTTGGCGCTCAGGCGGTGACCGTAGATATTCAGCCGTTTCTCGCAGCCGGGGAATTGCTCTACGAGGGGGCCTGGTTGGCCGAACGCACGGCAGCCGTCGGCGAGTTTCTCAAACAGGACCAAGCGGGGATCGACCCCACCGTGCGCCAGATCATCCTGGCAGGGCAGGGCATCAGCGGGATGCAGGTGTTCCGGGATACATACCGTTTGCAGGCCCTGCGGCGGGAAACAGAAACCCTGTGGCGGGAGATGGATATGTTGGTGTTGCCGACCATCGGCACAGCCTATCGGGTGCAGGAGGTGCTGGCCCAGCCCGTGGAACTGAACCGTCGTCTGGGGCGCTACACCAACTTTGTGAATTTGCTGGATCTGTGCGCATTGGCCTTGCCCAGTGGTTTTCAGACCGATGGGTTGCCTACCGGCATTACGGTGATGGCCCCGGCCTGGCGGGATGAATGGTTATGTCAGTGGGGGGCCCGTTATCAGGCGTTAGGGGAGGAGACAGACCGATGGACGATGCCTGGGTGCGGCTAG
- a CDS encoding aromatic ring-hydroxylating dioxygenase subunit alpha: MGRRWAGGEAPVQSKSLGCFDKSSMEREFFLLQAEHYTDPVWIPLEQARIFHQTWLYLGPAERVATPGTVWATSLAGRSLLVIRDEGGQLRGFYNLCPHRGMELCPEPGVFPRKRLVCPYHAWVYDLQGQLRATAQQKGWGSDFCAQDYPLRPVQVAVWQQLLFVSFQPQVPPLPVYLAPMAQVLAGYAQGEWRWLHHHTRPVACNWKVYHDNTLCDYHVAVAHARTLHRLQGPVRHYRHCFGSYVNALVTPVPPTWLARRRVRRDLPLENQTHFYTFGVFPNWHLLALPDGMFISLRIDPVAVDRCQVVTDIYGSPDAPLAEVLAELAAFVGEDVAIAESVQRGYASGAYQPGPVHPLEARILHQQKLLLAYLHGHPPAQIAG, translated from the coding sequence ATGGGGCGACGGTGGGCAGGCGGGGAAGCGCCGGTCCAGTCTAAATCGTTGGGTTGTTTTGACAAAAGCAGTATGGAGCGAGAGTTTTTTTTACTTCAGGCGGAACATTACACCGACCCGGTATGGATACCCCTGGAGCAGGCCCGCATTTTTCATCAGACCTGGTTGTACCTGGGGCCAGCCGAACGGGTGGCAACACCAGGGACGGTGTGGGCGACTTCCTTGGCCGGGCGGAGTCTGCTGGTCATCCGGGATGAAGGGGGCCAACTGCGGGGGTTTTACAACCTGTGTCCCCACCGGGGAATGGAACTATGTCCGGAGCCGGGGGTTTTCCCGAGGAAGCGGCTGGTGTGTCCTTACCACGCCTGGGTCTATGACCTGCAGGGGCAATTGCGGGCGACGGCGCAGCAGAAGGGATGGGGCAGTGATTTTTGCGCCCAAGACTACCCCCTGCGACCGGTGCAGGTAGCGGTCTGGCAGCAGTTGTTGTTTGTCAGTTTCCAGCCCCAGGTGCCCCCCCTGCCGGTGTATTTAGCCCCCATGGCCCAGGTCTTGGCCGGCTATGCCCAGGGGGAATGGCGCTGGTTACACCACCATACCCGCCCGGTAGCCTGCAACTGGAAGGTTTATCACGACAACACCCTTTGCGATTACCACGTGGCGGTGGCCCATGCTCGGACGTTGCATCGGTTGCAGGGGCCGGTGCGCCATTACCGGCATTGCTTCGGCAGCTATGTCAATGCCCTGGTGACGCCGGTGCCCCCGACCTGGTTGGCCCGCCGCCGGGTGCGTCGCGATTTGCCCCTCGAGAACCAAACCCATTTCTACACCTTCGGCGTGTTTCCCAATTGGCACCTGCTGGCCCTGCCGGATGGCATGTTCATTTCCCTGCGCATTGACCCGGTGGCAGTAGACCGGTGTCAAGTGGTGACGGACATCTACGGATCACCGGACGCGCCTCTGGCGGAGGTGCTGGCGGAACTGGCAGCGTTTGTGGGCGAAGATGTGGCGATTGCCGAATCGGTGCAACGGGGCTACGCCAGCGGCGCTTACCAACCCGGACCGGTCCACCCCCTGGAGGCTCGCATTCTCCACCAGCAAAAACTCCTGCTGGCTTATCTGCACGGTCATCCCCCAGCCCAGATCGCTGGGTAA
- a CDS encoding urea carboxylase-associated family protein yields MVATVETPPLAPELVVWSEKLPGGAYWHGIIPRWQTLRITDLGGSHGVSLIAYNADRTMERLNVADTAKIQFNAFLRKGMVLYSDMGRVLFSLTEDTSNGHDLICGWSTPESNRAKYGEGGDDKWGRRDFHNARDQFLRALGKWGMTRRDLMPCVNLFSRVTVGPNGELHYDGTAAKPGSYVDLRAEMNVLVVVANCPHVLHPETTYNPPPVQLTVWRSPAPGPEDLCRTANEEVKRAFINTDTWWAQRPLMPTYGM; encoded by the coding sequence ATGGTGGCAACGGTCGAAACACCCCCGCTGGCGCCGGAGTTGGTGGTCTGGTCGGAAAAGCTGCCTGGCGGCGCCTACTGGCATGGCATTATCCCCCGTTGGCAAACGCTGCGCATCACGGATTTGGGTGGGTCCCATGGGGTTTCCCTGATTGCCTACAACGCAGACCGGACCATGGAGCGCTTGAATGTGGCGGATACGGCCAAGATTCAGTTCAATGCCTTTTTGCGCAAGGGCATGGTGCTGTATTCGGATATGGGCCGGGTGTTGTTTTCCCTCACGGAGGATACGTCCAATGGCCATGACCTGATTTGCGGCTGGAGTACGCCGGAGAGTAACCGCGCCAAGTACGGCGAAGGCGGCGATGACAAATGGGGTCGGCGGGATTTCCATAACGCCCGGGACCAGTTTTTGCGGGCGCTGGGCAAGTGGGGGATGACCCGTCGGGATTTGATGCCCTGTGTGAATTTGTTTAGCCGGGTGACGGTAGGCCCCAACGGTGAGCTGCACTACGATGGGACGGCGGCTAAACCGGGGAGTTACGTGGACCTGCGGGCGGAAATGAATGTGTTAGTAGTAGTGGCCAATTGCCCCCATGTACTGCACCCGGAAACCACCTACAACCCGCCGCCGGTGCAGTTGACGGTGTGGCGTTCCCCCGCGCCGGGACCGGAGGACCTGTGCCGCACGGCCAATGAGGAGGTGAAGCGGGCGTTTATCAATACGGACACCTGGTGGGCGCAACGACCCCTCATGCCTACCTACGGGATGTAA
- a CDS encoding ABC transporter permease produces the protein MTTDPTPPKQTPASSLRPSVFWRLAEDIPAPLYRRLMLVSVVTPLVLWWLLTTFGQVDPKFLPAPGQVVTAAGRLGASGELWQDTWASLQRVGMGFGLSVLVAVPLGVLMGCFQSLRALGEPLFGLMRYMPAPAFIPLLILYLGIDEAPKIALIFIGTFFYNALMVMDTVKFVPKELIEATYMLGGNRFNTVVRVIFPHVLPGILDACRINFASAWQLVIVAELVAATEGLGRRISLAGRFLRTDEIFVGLIVIGLIGLGLDLLFQYLVRVTCRWAHPE, from the coding sequence ATGACGACTGACCCGACTCCCCCTAAGCAAACGCCGGCCTCTTCCCTGCGGCCATCGGTGTTCTGGCGTTTGGCAGAGGACATTCCCGCACCCCTGTACCGGCGGTTGATGCTGGTGTCGGTGGTGACCCCCCTGGTGCTGTGGTGGTTGTTGACGACCTTTGGGCAAGTCGACCCCAAGTTTTTGCCGGCGCCGGGGCAGGTAGTTACCGCGGCCGGGCGGCTGGGGGCATCAGGGGAGTTGTGGCAGGACACCTGGGCCAGTTTACAACGGGTGGGGATGGGGTTTGGCTTGTCGGTGCTGGTGGCGGTGCCCCTGGGGGTATTGATGGGGTGTTTCCAGAGTCTGCGGGCGCTGGGGGAACCTCTGTTTGGCTTAATGCGTTACATGCCGGCGCCGGCGTTTATTCCCCTGTTAATTCTCTACCTAGGCATTGACGAAGCACCCAAAATTGCCCTGATTTTTATCGGCACCTTTTTCTACAACGCTTTGATGGTAATGGACACGGTGAAATTTGTCCCCAAGGAACTGATTGAGGCGACCTATATGTTGGGGGGCAATCGCTTCAATACGGTGGTGCGAGTGATTTTTCCCCATGTGTTGCCGGGGATTTTGGATGCCTGTCGGATCAATTTTGCGTCGGCCTGGCAGTTGGTGATCGTGGCGGAACTGGTGGCGGCAACCGAAGGCTTGGGACGGCGGATTAGTTTGGCGGGCAGGTTTCTGCGGACGGATGAAATTTTTGTGGGCTTGATAGTGATTGGTTTGATTGGGTTGGGGTTGGATTTATTGTTTCAGTATTTGGTGCGGGTGACCTGTCGGTGGGCCCATCCCGAATGA
- a CDS encoding glycosyltransferase family 1 protein, producing the protein MRIALFTETFLPKIDGIVTRLRHTIRWLGRMGDEVLVFAPAGAPREYCGAEVVGVAGTPLPLYPELKLAWPHWGIGQKLKAFRPDVVHVVNPAVLGVGGLVFSKWYRLPLVASYHTHLPRYLPHYGLGALEGLLWTLLRMGHNQARLNLCTSTAMLEELRRNGIERLALWQRGVDTELFHPGRYCPQMRARLTGGHPEAPLLLYVGRLSAEKEIERLRPLLTALPEAHLALVGDGPHREALAQYFAGTNTHFIGYLEGEALAQAFASADVFVFPSCTETLGLVLLEAMAAGCPVVAARRGGITDIVQDGVNGYLFEPEEEMGLIGAVRRVLAAPEQRQRLQQAARQEAQRWGWDQATAQLRRYYQQVVQC; encoded by the coding sequence ATGCGCATTGCCCTGTTTACGGAAACTTTCCTGCCTAAGATTGATGGGATTGTGACCCGCTTGCGCCATACGATTCGCTGGTTGGGGCGTATGGGGGATGAGGTGTTGGTGTTTGCCCCGGCGGGAGCACCCCGGGAGTACTGCGGTGCCGAGGTGGTGGGGGTAGCGGGCACGCCCTTGCCCCTGTACCCGGAACTGAAGCTGGCATGGCCCCACTGGGGAATTGGCCAGAAGCTCAAGGCGTTTCGCCCGGATGTGGTGCATGTGGTAAACCCGGCGGTGCTGGGGGTGGGGGGACTGGTGTTTAGCAAGTGGTACCGGTTGCCCCTGGTGGCGTCCTACCATACCCATTTGCCGCGCTATTTGCCGCACTACGGGCTGGGGGCGCTGGAGGGGCTGCTGTGGACGTTGCTGCGGATGGGACACAACCAGGCGCGGCTGAATTTGTGTACGTCCACGGCCATGCTGGAGGAGTTGCGGCGCAACGGCATTGAACGGCTGGCGCTGTGGCAGCGGGGGGTGGATACGGAGTTGTTTCACCCGGGGCGCTACTGTCCCCAGATGCGGGCGCGGCTGACGGGGGGACACCCGGAGGCTCCCCTGCTGCTGTATGTGGGGCGGCTGTCGGCGGAAAAGGAAATCGAACGGTTGCGGCCTTTGTTGACGGCGCTGCCTGAGGCCCATCTGGCACTGGTGGGGGATGGTCCGCACCGGGAGGCGCTGGCGCAGTATTTCGCGGGTACCAACACCCACTTCATCGGTTACCTGGAGGGGGAAGCCCTGGCCCAGGCCTTCGCCAGCGCGGATGTGTTTGTGTTTCCGTCTTGCACCGAGACTCTGGGGCTGGTGTTACTGGAGGCGATGGCAGCGGGGTGTCCGGTGGTGGCGGCCCGACGGGGAGGGATCACAGACATCGTGCAGGATGGGGTCAACGGTTATTTGTTTGAGCCGGAGGAGGAAATGGGGCTGATTGGGGCGGTCCGGCGGGTGTTGGCTGCCCCGGAACAACGGCAGCGGTTGCAGCAAGCGGCGCGTCAGGAGGCCCAACGGTGGGGCTGGGACCAGGCCACGGCCCAGTTGCGCCGGTACTACCAACAGGTGGTCCAGTGTTGA
- the dxs gene encoding 1-deoxy-D-xylulose-5-phosphate synthase, producing MHLSEITHPNQLHGLSIPQLEAIARQIREKHLQTVAVNGGHLGPGLGVVELTLALYQTLDLDRDKVIWDVGHQAYPHKLITGRYHQFHTLRQKGGIAGYLKRSESRFDHFGAGHASTSISAALGMAIARDLKGEDFKVVAIIGDGALTGGMALEAINHAGHLPKTRLLVVLNDNEMSISPNVGAIPRYLNKLRHSPPVQFLTENLEQQFKHLPFVDEALAHNVKEGMKRLMVPKVGAVFEELGFTYFGPVDGHNIAEMIETFNRAHQICGPVLVHVVTVKGKGYEVAERDRVGYHAQNPFDLTTGKPKPSSKPKPPSYSKVFGETLTRLAKDNPRIIGITAAMATGTGLDILQKQCPKQCIDVGIAEQHAVTLAAGLACEGMRPVVAIYSTFLQRAYDQIVHDVCIQNLPVFFCMDRAGIVGADGPTHQGMYDIAYLRCLPHMVLMAPKDEAEMQRMIVTGIQYTEGPIAMRYPRGNGYGVPLMEEGWEPLPIGKGELLRHGQDVLIVAYGSMVVPAQQTAELLQEQGIAAAVINARFAKPLDTELILPLAREIGRVVTIEEGCLMGGFGSAVAEALLDAGLTLPVLRIGVPDILVEHAQPEESKADLGLTPPQMAERIYRFVRPELRLPVTA from the coding sequence GTGCATCTTAGCGAAATTACCCATCCGAATCAGTTGCATGGTCTGTCTATCCCCCAACTGGAGGCCATCGCCCGGCAGATTCGGGAAAAGCATCTCCAGACAGTGGCCGTTAACGGGGGACACCTGGGGCCGGGGTTGGGGGTAGTGGAACTGACCCTGGCGCTGTACCAGACGCTGGACTTGGACCGGGATAAGGTGATTTGGGATGTGGGGCACCAGGCCTATCCCCACAAGTTGATTACTGGGCGCTACCACCAGTTCCATACCCTGCGGCAAAAGGGAGGGATCGCCGGATACCTGAAGCGCTCGGAAAGCCGCTTTGACCATTTTGGGGCGGGGCATGCTTCCACGAGTATTTCGGCAGCGCTGGGGATGGCCATTGCCCGGGACCTGAAGGGGGAAGATTTCAAGGTGGTGGCGATTATTGGCGATGGGGCCTTGACGGGGGGGATGGCCCTGGAGGCGATTAACCACGCGGGCCATTTGCCCAAGACCCGGCTGCTGGTGGTGCTCAACGACAACGAGATGTCCATTTCTCCCAATGTGGGGGCGATTCCCCGTTATTTGAACAAGCTGCGCCACAGTCCGCCGGTGCAGTTTTTAACCGAGAACCTGGAGCAGCAGTTCAAGCACCTGCCCTTTGTGGACGAGGCCCTGGCCCACAACGTGAAGGAGGGGATGAAACGCCTGATGGTGCCCAAGGTGGGGGCGGTGTTTGAGGAACTGGGCTTTACCTACTTTGGGCCGGTGGATGGGCATAACATTGCGGAAATGATCGAAACGTTCAATCGCGCCCACCAAATTTGCGGCCCGGTGCTGGTGCATGTGGTGACGGTCAAGGGCAAGGGCTATGAGGTGGCGGAGCGGGACCGGGTGGGGTATCATGCCCAAAACCCCTTTGACCTGACCACCGGTAAACCCAAGCCCAGCAGTAAACCCAAACCCCCCAGCTACTCCAAGGTGTTTGGGGAGACGCTCACCCGCCTAGCCAAAGACAACCCCCGGATCATCGGCATTACGGCGGCCATGGCCACAGGGACGGGCCTGGACATCCTGCAAAAACAGTGCCCCAAGCAGTGTATTGATGTGGGGATTGCCGAGCAGCACGCGGTGACTTTGGCGGCGGGGTTGGCCTGTGAGGGGATGCGGCCGGTGGTGGCTATTTACTCCACCTTTTTGCAGCGGGCCTACGACCAAATTGTGCATGATGTGTGTATCCAGAACTTGCCGGTGTTTTTCTGCATGGACCGGGCGGGGATTGTGGGGGCGGATGGGCCGACGCACCAGGGGATGTATGACATTGCCTACCTGCGCTGCCTGCCCCACATGGTGTTGATGGCCCCTAAGGATGAGGCAGAAATGCAGCGGATGATCGTCACGGGCATCCAGTACACGGAGGGTCCGATTGCCATGCGCTATCCCCGGGGCAATGGCTACGGTGTCCCCTTGATGGAAGAAGGTTGGGAACCGTTGCCTATTGGTAAGGGGGAACTGCTGCGCCACGGCCAGGATGTGTTGATCGTCGCTTACGGTTCGATGGTGGTGCCGGCGCAACAAACGGCGGAATTGCTCCAGGAACAGGGAATTGCTGCGGCGGTGATCAACGCCCGTTTTGCCAAGCCCCTGGATACGGAACTGATCCTGCCTTTGGCGCGGGAGATAGGCCGGGTGGTGACGATAGAAGAAGGGTGTCTGATGGGGGGCTTTGGCAGTGCGGTGGCGGAGGCCTTGTTGGACGCCGGTTTGACCTTGCCGGTGCTGCGCATTGGGGTACCGGACATACTGGTGGAACACGCCCAGCCGGAGGAGTCCAAAGCCGACCTAGGATTAACGCCACCCCAGATGGCGGAGCGCATCTACCGCTTTGTCCGGCCAGAACTCCGGTTGCCGGTGACCGCCTAG
- a CDS encoding ABC transporter substrate-binding protein, translated as MVVRLGFSAWPGWFPWQVAQEKGIFQQHDVQVELQWFDSYTDSLNALKAEQLDANSQTLNDTISAVAGGADQVVVLVNDNSTGNDQIIVRQGIDTLADLKGKRLAAEEGTVSHFFLYLALERAGLTPADITFVPLETGKAAAAFAAGQVDGVAVFAPFTTQALKRPGSKVLTSSKDFPGAISDHLVFTRRFVEQHPDQVQKVVDAWFDTIRYIQDHPDEALTIMAQRAGVSVAEYQQYAAGTRIFTAQENVAAFQPGQDLTSLPFATQKVSAFLVQMGFVQTQPDGSRLLDGRFVQAHVARAQGL; from the coding sequence GTGGTGGTGCGGCTGGGATTTAGCGCCTGGCCCGGTTGGTTTCCCTGGCAGGTGGCCCAGGAAAAAGGGATTTTTCAACAGCATGATGTGCAGGTGGAGTTGCAGTGGTTTGACAGCTACACGGATTCGCTAAACGCGCTGAAAGCTGAACAGTTGGATGCCAATTCCCAAACCTTGAATGACACCATTAGTGCCGTAGCTGGTGGTGCGGATCAGGTGGTGGTGTTGGTGAACGACAATTCCACTGGCAATGACCAGATCATTGTGCGGCAAGGGATCGATACCCTGGCGGATTTAAAGGGTAAACGCTTGGCGGCGGAAGAGGGAACCGTGAGTCACTTTTTCCTATACCTGGCCCTTGAGCGAGCGGGGTTGACGCCAGCAGATATTACGTTTGTACCCCTGGAAACCGGAAAAGCGGCGGCGGCCTTTGCGGCGGGTCAAGTGGACGGAGTGGCGGTTTTTGCCCCCTTTACCACCCAAGCCCTCAAGCGACCGGGAAGTAAAGTGCTCACCAGTTCAAAGGATTTTCCGGGGGCGATTTCAGACCATTTGGTGTTCACCCGCCGCTTTGTGGAGCAACATCCTGACCAGGTGCAGAAGGTGGTGGATGCCTGGTTTGACACGATCCGCTACATCCAGGACCACCCCGACGAGGCATTGACCATCATGGCCCAACGGGCGGGGGTTTCGGTGGCGGAGTACCAACAATATGCAGCGGGGACCCGCATTTTTACGGCCCAGGAAAACGTGGCGGCGTTTCAACCAGGCCAAGATCTAACCTCCCTGCCGTTTGCCACCCAGAAAGTCAGTGCTTTTTTGGTGCAAATGGGCTTTGTGCAAACGCAACCGGATGGGAGCCGGTTATTGGACGGGCGGTTTGTACAGGCGCATGTCGCTAGGGCACAGGGGCTATGA
- a CDS encoding metal-binding protein, which produces MASGRTHDRLILWTAPLVGLTTGYVTGGGHWPWLVMGSYVFSGLMFSGDLDIPSRQWRRWGWLRFLWIPYQKICKHRSFWSHGLLVGTLGRLLYVSVILGIPLICGWAWQGWQGKPWPWWQWLWDYGGRYRGELLAIGVGLELGAWNHSLADWISSRWKKWRS; this is translated from the coding sequence ATGGCCAGTGGCCGCACCCATGATCGTCTGATTCTCTGGACGGCACCGCTAGTGGGTTTGACAACGGGGTATGTCACTGGTGGTGGCCATTGGCCTTGGCTGGTCATGGGGAGCTATGTGTTTAGTGGGTTGATGTTCAGTGGGGATTTGGATATTCCCTCGCGGCAGTGGCGGCGCTGGGGCTGGCTGCGTTTTCTATGGATTCCCTACCAAAAAATCTGCAAACATCGCTCGTTTTGGTCCCATGGATTGCTGGTAGGAACACTCGGGCGTTTGCTGTATGTGAGTGTGATTTTGGGCATTCCTCTGATCTGCGGGTGGGCTTGGCAGGGCTGGCAGGGAAAACCTTGGCCCTGGTGGCAATGGTTGTGGGATTATGGGGGGCGATATAGGGGGGAGTTGCTGGCTATTGGGGTGGGATTGGAACTGGGGGCTTGGAATCATTCCCTGGCGGATTGGATCAGTTCTCGTTGGAAAAAATGGCGCTCCTAA
- a CDS encoding urea carboxylase-associated family protein, with protein sequence MVATTERVLDPAQAVYDYQLPARQPWSKVVTKGQILRIVDLEGNQAVDTLIYNAHDPSERYSAPDTIVRQGNIFITAGTQLLSNLGNVLMTVVADTCGRHDTLGGACSMESNSVRYGLHKKHLHACVENYLLELSKYGLHKRDLVSNINFFMNVPVAADGRLEIVDGISAPGKYVDLRAEMDVLVLISNCPQINNPCNAYNPTPIRLLIWDAA encoded by the coding sequence ATGGTGGCGACAACGGAGCGTGTGTTAGACCCGGCCCAAGCGGTTTACGACTACCAATTGCCGGCCCGACAACCCTGGTCCAAGGTGGTGACCAAGGGGCAAATCCTGCGCATCGTGGACCTGGAGGGGAACCAGGCGGTGGATACGTTGATCTACAACGCCCACGACCCCTCGGAGCGCTACAGTGCCCCTGATACCATTGTGCGCCAGGGGAATATCTTTATCACTGCCGGTACACAACTGCTTTCTAACCTGGGGAATGTATTGATGACGGTGGTGGCCGATACCTGCGGTCGTCACGACACCCTGGGGGGGGCCTGCAGCATGGAGAGCAATTCGGTGCGCTATGGCCTGCACAAAAAGCACCTGCACGCCTGCGTGGAGAACTACCTGCTGGAGCTAAGCAAGTACGGCCTGCACAAGCGGGACCTGGTGAGCAATATCAATTTCTTTATGAATGTGCCGGTGGCGGCGGACGGGCGTCTGGAAATCGTAGATGGGATTTCGGCGCCGGGGAAATATGTGGACCTGCGGGCGGAGATGGACGTGTTGGTGCTGATTTCCAACTGCCCCCAGATCAACAACCCCTGTAACGCCTATAACCCCACCCCTATTCGG
- a CDS encoding Uma2 family endonuclease gives MGKRYEIVDGELYVTRAPHSQHQKIDGRLFAALEPWSCQTTLGEAELGAGLILGDQNDVILNVMWMTKARHQTLMDEVGHFRRAPELVVDVLSPGAENEKRDRQLKRKLYSTHGVWECWIVEGVNRQVEVYQQVEGQLKHGAMLDQDDLLTSPLLPGFACPSKEILG, from the coding sequence ATGGGCAAGCGCTATGAGATTGTTGATGGGGAATTGTATGTGACGCGGGCGCCCCACAGCCAGCATCAAAAAATTGATGGTCGGCTTTTTGCTGCCTTGGAGCCGTGGTCTTGTCAAACCACCCTGGGTGAGGCGGAACTAGGGGCAGGGTTGATTCTGGGTGACCAGAATGATGTGATTCTTAATGTGATGTGGATGACGAAAGCTCGACACCAGACCCTGATGGATGAAGTGGGGCATTTTCGCCGAGCACCAGAGCTGGTAGTTGACGTGTTATCTCCTGGTGCGGAAAACGAAAAACGAGACCGGCAACTCAAGCGAAAACTCTACTCAACCCATGGTGTTTGGGAGTGCTGGATTGTCGAAGGGGTGAACCGGCAAGTAGAGGTGTATCAGCAGGTCGAGGGCCAACTAAAACATGGAGCAATGCTCGATCAGGATGACCTGTTAACCTCACCGTTGTTACCCGGTTTCGCCTGTCCATCAAAGGAGATTTTGGGCTAA
- a CDS encoding ABC transporter ATP-binding protein translates to MFLQVRQLTKVFSTRQGPLLVLEDINFSVAQGEFVCAVGASGSGKSTLLRQIAGLDQPTRGGVWIDGQRVTGPGADRGMVFQHYTLYPWMTVQQNVEFGLKLQGVPQRERRERARYYLQVVGLSAFAQALPRQLSGGMKQRVAIARALAAEPRLLLLDEPFGALDLHTREMMHEFLMDLWQRTGLTVFMITHDVEEAVFLATRILALSARPGRIVREMTVELPDRRQGVMAIKRHPHFHDYRDELVMLLRQTGQAAHQRSMALAA, encoded by the coding sequence ATGTTTCTGCAGGTGCGTCAGTTGACCAAAGTGTTCTCTACTCGGCAAGGGCCGTTGTTGGTGCTGGAGGATATTAATTTTTCCGTAGCCCAGGGGGAATTTGTTTGTGCGGTGGGGGCGTCCGGTTCGGGAAAGTCCACGCTGCTGCGGCAAATTGCCGGGTTGGACCAGCCGACGCGGGGCGGGGTGTGGATTGACGGCCAGCGGGTGACGGGTCCGGGAGCCGACCGGGGGATGGTGTTTCAGCATTACACGCTCTACCCTTGGATGACGGTGCAACAAAACGTGGAGTTCGGCCTGAAGTTACAGGGGGTGCCCCAGCGGGAACGGCGGGAACGGGCGCGCTATTACCTGCAAGTGGTGGGATTGAGCGCCTTTGCCCAGGCCCTCCCCCGGCAGTTGTCCGGTGGCATGAAACAGCGGGTGGCCATTGCCCGGGCACTGGCGGCGGAACCCCGGTTGCTCCTGTTGGATGAACCGTTCGGGGCGCTGGATTTGCACACCCGGGAGATGATGCACGAGTTCCTGATGGACCTGTGGCAGCGCACGGGCTTGACGGTGTTCATGATCACCCACGATGTGGAGGAGGCGGTGTTTTTGGCGACGCGAATTTTGGCCCTGAGTGCGCGTCCTGGTCGCATCGTGCGGGAGATGACGGTGGAGTTGCCGGACCGTCGCCAGGGGGTGATGGCCATCAAACGGCATCCCCACTTCCATGACTACCGGGACGAACTAGTGATGCTCCTGCGGCAGACGGGTCAGGCGGCCCACCAGCGGTCCATGGCCCTGGCGGCCTGA